A genomic window from Candidatus Kouleothrix ribensis includes:
- a CDS encoding response regulator transcription factor — protein MTHILIVEDEAEIAGYLRRGLAFEGFSVEIAATGTAALNAARERPPDLVVLDVMLPGVDGFEVARRLRAASDVPIIMLTARDAVPDRVAGLEAGADDYLVKPFAFEELLARIRVQLRRRQRDEQPNVLRYSRLTMDTAAHETQIGARRVELTAKEYELLELFMHHPQQVLTREVIYDRVWGYDFGGESNIIEVYVRYLRQKLEAAGEPRLIHTVRGVGYILRDDTSAAS, from the coding sequence ATGACGCATATTCTGATAGTCGAAGACGAGGCCGAGATCGCTGGCTACCTGCGCCGCGGCCTGGCGTTCGAAGGCTTTAGTGTCGAGATCGCCGCCACTGGCACGGCCGCGCTCAACGCGGCCCGCGAGCGCCCCCCCGATCTGGTGGTGCTCGACGTGATGCTGCCCGGCGTCGATGGCTTTGAGGTGGCGCGCCGGCTGCGCGCGGCCTCCGATGTGCCGATCATTATGCTCACCGCACGCGATGCCGTGCCCGACCGGGTGGCCGGGCTCGAGGCCGGCGCCGACGACTACCTGGTCAAGCCGTTCGCGTTCGAAGAGCTGCTGGCGCGCATCCGCGTGCAGCTGCGCCGCCGCCAGCGCGATGAGCAGCCGAATGTGTTGCGCTATAGCCGGCTGACTATGGACACGGCCGCGCACGAGACGCAGATCGGCGCGCGGCGCGTCGAGCTGACCGCCAAAGAGTACGAGCTGCTCGAGCTGTTCATGCATCACCCCCAGCAGGTGCTCACGCGCGAGGTGATCTACGATCGCGTGTGGGGCTACGATTTCGGCGGCGAGAGCAATATCATCGAAGTGTATGTGCGCTACCTGCGCCAGAAGCTCGAGGCCGCCGGTGAGCCGCGCCTTATTCATACGGTGCGCGGTGTCGGCTATATTCTGCGCGATGATACTAGCGCTGCGAGCTGA
- the fabG gene encoding 3-oxoacyl-[acyl-carrier-protein] reductase: MSLTDQVAIVTGASRGIGRAIALELARQGARVLVNYQSNAAAAQAVVQQIAAAGGEAHAHLANVADEHAVTGMVAACLDRWGRLDLLVNNAGITADAPMIRMKDEQWHAVIETNLTGVFLCCRAALGPMRARGYGRIVNIGSLAGLAGNVGQANYAAAKAGLVGLTRALAREVAHEGITANVVAPGYIETELLASVPAALREWATSAIAMRRFGTPEEVAPAVGFLLSPQASYITGHVLVIDGGWVMP; encoded by the coding sequence ATGTCGCTTACCGATCAGGTCGCCATTGTCACCGGTGCGTCGCGCGGGATCGGGCGCGCGATTGCGCTCGAGCTGGCACGCCAGGGCGCGCGCGTACTGGTGAACTACCAGTCGAACGCTGCCGCCGCACAGGCAGTGGTGCAGCAAATCGCCGCTGCCGGCGGCGAGGCGCACGCACACCTGGCCAATGTCGCCGACGAGCACGCCGTCACAGGTATGGTTGCGGCCTGCCTCGATCGCTGGGGCCGGCTCGATCTGCTGGTCAACAACGCCGGCATCACCGCCGACGCGCCCATGATCCGCATGAAGGACGAGCAGTGGCACGCGGTGATCGAGACCAACCTGACCGGCGTGTTTCTGTGCTGCCGCGCTGCGCTGGGGCCAATGCGCGCGCGCGGCTACGGCCGGATCGTCAACATCGGGTCGCTGGCCGGGCTGGCCGGCAATGTCGGGCAGGCAAACTATGCCGCAGCCAAGGCCGGCCTGGTGGGCCTCACGCGGGCGCTGGCTCGCGAGGTAGCCCACGAGGGCATTACCGCGAATGTCGTGGCGCCCGGCTATATCGAAACCGAGCTGCTGGCCAGCGTGCCCGCCGCATTGCGCGAGTGGGCCACCAGCGCGATTGCGATGCGGCGTTTCGGCACACCCGAAGAGGTCGCGCCGGCGGTCGGGTTTCTGCTCTCGCCACAGGCTTCGTACATCACCGGCCACGTGCTGGTGATCGATGGCGGCTGGGTCATGCCGTAG
- a CDS encoding carbohydrate kinase, translated as MHTHADLLLGIDVGTTNCKALVFDQAGQLHAAGSVPTPATYPQPGWVEYDPAALWSAVVLVVRAALAQIDPARICGVAVASMAEAGLLVGSAGEPLHPIIGWDDSRSDGYYRAWRARFGADQFYPITGNRPNPVFGLFKLLWLREHAPEAYAAAARWLHVSDYIALQLCGVQATDYSLATRTMLLDLPRLRWSAEMIEAGGLRTNLLPELVASGTRLGGVLPAAAAATGLPAGIAVGCGGHDHSCGALAAGVYASSVALDSMGTAEVAFLPLAGLPLEPAAPGPVCSFGAHVVPGVGYAARGIRSSGSAVAWAAQALGAGADRDRLQAAAAGAPVGSCGVFFLPHLAPIDRGGFAGLTAAAGPAELARAVYEGLAYEWRRNLELIERATGVRAEQIRVIGGGSRDGLWLQIKADVLGRPLHVLEQAESVALGAALLGGMAAGVYRDAADAAERVERPYHLAWPEPARADWYAGAYSSVYLQLAELFGRLGPAIDALPPTA; from the coding sequence ATGCATACGCACGCAGACCTGCTGCTGGGGATCGATGTTGGCACCACCAACTGCAAGGCGCTGGTGTTCGACCAGGCCGGCCAGCTGCATGCGGCCGGCAGCGTACCAACGCCGGCTACGTACCCGCAGCCTGGCTGGGTCGAGTACGACCCGGCCGCGCTCTGGTCGGCGGTGGTGCTGGTGGTGCGCGCTGCACTGGCACAGATCGACCCCGCGCGGATCTGCGGTGTGGCCGTGGCAAGTATGGCCGAGGCCGGGCTGCTGGTCGGCAGTGCCGGCGAGCCGCTACACCCGATCATCGGCTGGGACGACAGCCGCAGCGACGGATACTACCGCGCCTGGCGCGCGCGCTTTGGCGCCGATCAGTTCTACCCGATCACCGGCAACCGGCCGAACCCGGTTTTCGGCCTGTTCAAGCTGCTCTGGCTGCGCGAGCACGCGCCCGAGGCCTATGCCGCCGCCGCGCGCTGGCTGCATGTATCCGACTATATTGCGCTGCAGCTGTGCGGCGTGCAGGCCACCGACTACTCGCTGGCCACGCGTACTATGCTACTCGACCTGCCGCGCTTGCGCTGGTCGGCCGAGATGATCGAGGCGGGTGGGCTGCGCACCAACCTGCTGCCCGAGCTGGTGGCCAGCGGTACGCGCCTGGGCGGCGTGCTGCCCGCCGCCGCAGCTGCCACCGGCCTGCCGGCGGGCATCGCCGTGGGTTGCGGCGGGCACGACCATAGCTGTGGCGCGCTGGCGGCCGGCGTGTATGCCAGTAGCGTTGCGCTCGACTCGATGGGCACGGCCGAGGTGGCGTTTTTGCCGTTAGCCGGGCTGCCCCTGGAGCCAGCTGCGCCGGGGCCGGTGTGCTCGTTTGGCGCGCACGTGGTGCCGGGCGTGGGCTATGCAGCTCGTGGTATTCGCAGCTCGGGTAGCGCGGTGGCGTGGGCCGCGCAGGCGCTTGGCGCTGGCGCCGATCGCGATCGGCTGCAGGCTGCGGCGGCAGGCGCGCCAGTAGGCAGCTGCGGCGTGTTCTTTCTGCCGCACCTCGCACCGATCGATCGTGGCGGGTTTGCTGGCCTGACCGCCGCCGCCGGCCCGGCCGAGCTGGCACGCGCAGTCTATGAGGGGCTGGCCTACGAATGGCGGCGCAACCTCGAGCTGATCGAGCGGGCCACCGGGGTGCGCGCCGAGCAGATTCGCGTGATCGGCGGTGGTAGCCGCGATGGCCTGTGGTTGCAGATCAAGGCCGATGTGCTCGGCCGGCCGCTGCATGTGCTCGAGCAGGCCGAGAGCGTCGCGCTTGGCGCAGCGCTGCTAGGTGGCATGGCGGCCGGGGTATACCGCGACGCAGCCGACGCGGCCGAGCGGGTCGAACGGCCGTACCACCTGGCCTGGCCCGAGCCGGCACGGGCCGATTGGTATGCAGGCGCCTACAGCAGCGTATACCTCCAGCTGGCCGAGCTGTTCGGCCGGCTAGGCCCGGCGATCGATGCGCTGCCACCTACGGCATGA
- a CDS encoding phage holin family protein encodes MLDQPQPPNAWRRARSLSLRWLISTLAIFAAVYLVPGIGFVGPGWQIGIVALVFGLVNVALRPLLTLLTCPLIILSLGLFALVINALLLLLTAQIAASLGVQFTVDGFFSALLGGVVIALVSLVLNILAGEIAAPVVVIRRQ; translated from the coding sequence ATGCTTGATCAACCGCAGCCGCCAAACGCCTGGCGGCGCGCACGGTCGTTGAGCTTGCGCTGGCTGATTAGCACGCTGGCGATCTTTGCTGCTGTGTACCTGGTTCCGGGGATTGGCTTTGTCGGCCCCGGCTGGCAGATCGGTATCGTTGCGCTGGTATTTGGGCTGGTGAATGTGGCACTGCGCCCGCTGTTGACGCTGCTGACTTGCCCGCTGATTATTCTATCGCTGGGGCTGTTCGCGCTGGTGATCAACGCGCTGCTGCTGCTGCTGACGGCGCAGATTGCCGCGTCGCTCGGCGTGCAGTTCACGGTCGATGGCTTCTTTTCGGCCTTGCTGGGCGGGGTGGTGATCGCACTGGTCAGCCTGGTGCTGAATATTCTGGCCGGCGAGATCGCCGCGCCGGTGGTGGTGATTCGCCGCCAGTAG
- a CDS encoding MFS transporter — MPGRGIGRASAGKQEQRLTRASLRVRAALAQISPPVWRILLHSMLFGLAASIADLLFNFYLVSLGYANDTAGLLSTVGRSAGIVLGLPIGLLIDRIGARRALLQGLVLFIAAWVALLLARSLWALILAQFVIGAAYILAATAITPLMASVTRPDQRAQVFGLNASAGNMIGPVGSVIAGLLPALFARTIGAGPRDVGAYRLALAVSVGLAALALLPVLRPFPAPVHAPRAANDLAPQHTLPFRTLLRFAWASLLFGVAGGSIMPFQNLFFRMQFGLSDATVGVVLAGSALGLGVGGLLGMPISRRIGLRRGAAWLRFAAAPAMLLLLLPAVLPAAVGFCLRGLCVGASFPLNDALVMQETPPRQRGLASSLMSVLWSGGWAVASLASGWVQLHWGFAPVLIVAALAYAGSALTIATLQIDEQATVAT; from the coding sequence ATGCCGGGGCGCGGCATCGGCCGGGCCAGTGCAGGTAAGCAGGAGCAGCGATTGACACGCGCATCATTACGGGTACGCGCTGCGTTGGCGCAGATCTCGCCGCCGGTCTGGCGCATTCTGCTGCATAGCATGCTGTTTGGGCTTGCGGCCAGCATTGCCGACCTGCTGTTCAATTTCTACCTGGTCAGCCTGGGCTATGCCAACGACACGGCCGGCTTGCTGTCGACGGTTGGGCGCAGCGCGGGGATCGTGCTGGGCTTGCCGATCGGCCTCCTGATCGACCGGATCGGGGCGCGGCGGGCGTTGCTCCAGGGGCTGGTGCTGTTCATCGCAGCCTGGGTAGCGCTGCTGCTTGCGCGCAGCCTGTGGGCGTTGATACTGGCCCAGTTTGTCATCGGCGCGGCCTATATTCTGGCTGCCACCGCGATCACCCCGCTGATGGCCAGCGTGACACGCCCCGATCAGCGCGCGCAGGTGTTCGGGCTGAACGCCTCGGCCGGAAATATGATCGGGCCGGTTGGTAGTGTGATCGCCGGGCTGCTGCCGGCGCTGTTCGCGCGTACGATCGGCGCTGGCCCGCGCGATGTCGGCGCGTACCGGCTGGCGCTGGCAGTCTCGGTTGGGCTGGCGGCGCTGGCGCTGCTACCGGTGCTGCGGCCGTTCCCGGCGCCGGTACACGCGCCGCGCGCGGCCAATGATCTGGCGCCACAGCACACACTGCCGTTTCGTACGCTGCTGCGCTTTGCGTGGGCCAGCCTGCTGTTCGGCGTGGCCGGCGGCAGCATTATGCCGTTTCAGAACCTGTTCTTCCGCATGCAGTTTGGCCTGAGCGATGCCACAGTCGGCGTGGTGTTGGCTGGGTCGGCGCTGGGCCTGGGGGTTGGCGGCTTGCTGGGTATGCCGATCAGCCGCCGGATCGGGCTGCGACGCGGCGCGGCCTGGCTGCGCTTCGCGGCTGCGCCGGCGATGCTGTTGCTGCTGCTGCCGGCGGTGCTGCCGGCCGCGGTCGGCTTCTGCTTACGGGGGCTGTGCGTCGGCGCGAGCTTCCCGCTTAACGATGCGCTGGTGATGCAGGAGACCCCGCCGCGCCAGCGGGGCCTGGCCTCGAGCCTGATGAGCGTGCTCTGGTCGGGTGGCTGGGCGGTCGCGTCGCTGGCCAGCGGTTGGGTGCAGCTCCACTGGGGCTTCGCGCCGGTGCTGATCGTGGCAGCGCTGGCGTATGCCGGGTCGGCGCTGACAATCGCAACCCTTCAGATCGACGAGCAGGCCACTGTGGCGACGTAG
- a CDS encoding STAS domain-containing protein, with product MTTADIAPAASSPQLTRFLQFVAWAFPITLGFSVLYGLIGLISNNFLAGITSLVGFGFGLLLLSARQQARKNQLTLAAIMIAGGQLAAALIIVLVVPTLYPALVCVPLLAVALALPYTQGRAMLQLIIAAGVIATLVAVLGNYVDIIAVAPVQYMHTVLVGMLVLTIALILLLLWQFSHRLNETLAHAHNANQGLAEVNSALESANQQMNVQLDQQRQLLELIMTLETPAVSLADHVLLAPIVGHIDSRRAQSLTQRLLQTVDEHKARLVIIDIAGVPIVDTAVAQSLIQMAQAIQLLGCQVRMSGITATVAATLVNLGISLHMITTVRSPQDALAEYHKE from the coding sequence ATGACCACCGCCGACATCGCACCAGCAGCTTCATCTCCTCAATTAACGCGATTTCTCCAGTTCGTGGCCTGGGCATTTCCTATAACATTGGGCTTTTCGGTACTCTACGGCCTGATTGGCCTGATCAGCAACAACTTTCTGGCCGGGATCACCAGCCTGGTTGGCTTCGGGTTTGGGCTGCTGTTGCTGAGCGCGCGGCAGCAAGCCCGCAAGAACCAACTCACGCTGGCGGCGATCATGATCGCTGGCGGGCAGCTAGCTGCTGCGCTTATTATCGTGCTGGTTGTACCAACGCTGTACCCAGCGCTGGTATGCGTGCCTTTGCTGGCTGTCGCGCTTGCGCTGCCATATACGCAGGGCCGCGCAATGCTGCAGCTGATTATTGCAGCCGGCGTGATCGCGACACTCGTCGCTGTGCTGGGCAACTATGTCGATATTATCGCAGTGGCCCCCGTGCAGTACATGCACACCGTGCTGGTCGGCATGCTAGTGCTGACCATCGCGCTGATCTTGTTGCTGCTATGGCAGTTTAGCCACCGGCTCAACGAGACGCTGGCGCACGCGCATAACGCAAACCAGGGGCTGGCAGAGGTCAACTCGGCACTCGAGTCGGCTAATCAGCAAATGAACGTGCAGCTCGATCAGCAGCGCCAGCTGCTCGAGCTGATCATGACGCTCGAGACGCCGGCAGTGAGCCTGGCCGACCATGTGCTGCTGGCGCCGATCGTCGGGCACATCGACAGCCGGCGCGCACAGTCGCTAACCCAGCGGCTCTTGCAAACGGTAGACGAGCATAAGGCGCGTCTGGTGATCATCGATATTGCCGGCGTGCCGATTGTCGACACCGCCGTCGCCCAGAGCCTCATTCAGATGGCTCAGGCGATCCAGCTGCTCGGCTGCCAGGTGCGGATGAGTGGCATCACCGCTACGGTCGCGGCGACTCTGGTTAATCTTGGGATCTCACTGCACATGATTACAACAGTTCGATCACCACAGGATGCACTGGCCGAATACCACAAGGAGTAG
- a CDS encoding 2-polyprenyl-6-methoxyphenol hydroxylase-like oxidoreductase has product MGTPPDTQVGAGPSVQSNGRGHAIVIGGSITGMLAARVLADHFERVTVIERDQVPDEPGFRKGVPQSRHIHLLLLRGKQILEQLFPGLVSDLIMAGAPEVDFVADAKRFSPAAGWGPRFPSKFALAPCSRELLEWAIRRHLVANPTITYRAGYEVRELIASADRSSVVGVQMHARTTDAAPQPATALYADLVVDASGRDSRTPRWLESMGYVAPATTKVNSFLGYASRYYDIPQEVRADWKILWVLSNPPATTRTGGILPVERNRWMVSMFGAAHDYPPTDEAGFLEFARGLAHPAIYDVLRRSTSLSPIYGYRRTENVLHHYERLPRQPERLIVIGDAVSAFNPFYAQGMTIMAIAAQLLDRCLHEQRRQANGELTGFAQRFQRALAKSNATPWMLATGADFLYPTTEGGQRSWLMRLMQGYVDQAWAVGASEPQVYTAFLDVMNLLQSPAALFRPAVLTAVLKHKLRPTPAPIDSDIATPPEASVGQRERSVGDQLDR; this is encoded by the coding sequence ATGGGTACGCCACCAGATACGCAGGTAGGCGCCGGGCCGAGCGTGCAGAGCAATGGCCGTGGCCACGCAATTGTGATTGGCGGCAGCATCACCGGCATGCTCGCGGCACGCGTGCTCGCGGATCACTTCGAGCGGGTCACGGTTATCGAGCGCGACCAGGTGCCAGACGAGCCGGGCTTTCGCAAAGGGGTGCCCCAATCGCGGCACATCCATCTGTTGCTGCTGCGCGGCAAGCAAATTCTCGAGCAGCTATTCCCCGGCCTGGTGTCGGATCTGATCATGGCAGGCGCCCCGGAAGTCGACTTTGTTGCCGATGCCAAGCGCTTTAGCCCGGCGGCGGGCTGGGGCCCGCGCTTCCCCTCGAAATTCGCGCTGGCGCCGTGCAGCCGCGAGCTGCTGGAATGGGCCATCCGCCGGCACCTGGTTGCAAACCCCACGATCACATACCGTGCCGGCTACGAAGTGCGTGAGCTGATCGCCAGCGCCGACCGCAGCAGTGTGGTTGGCGTGCAGATGCATGCGCGCACGACTGACGCAGCGCCGCAACCTGCGACCGCGCTGTATGCCGACCTGGTAGTCGATGCCAGCGGGCGCGACTCGCGCACGCCGAGGTGGCTGGAATCGATGGGCTATGTAGCACCGGCGACGACCAAGGTCAACTCGTTTCTGGGGTATGCCAGCCGCTACTACGACATCCCGCAGGAAGTGCGGGCCGACTGGAAGATCCTGTGGGTGCTGAGCAACCCGCCCGCCACCACCCGCACCGGGGGCATCCTACCCGTCGAGCGGAATCGCTGGATGGTCAGCATGTTCGGCGCCGCGCACGACTACCCGCCGACCGACGAGGCCGGCTTTCTGGAGTTTGCGCGCGGCCTGGCGCACCCGGCGATCTATGATGTGCTCAGGCGCTCAACATCCCTCTCGCCGATTTATGGCTACCGGCGCACCGAAAACGTGCTGCACCACTACGAGCGGCTACCACGCCAGCCCGAGCGCCTGATCGTAATCGGCGATGCCGTCTCGGCCTTCAACCCATTCTACGCCCAGGGGATGACGATCATGGCCATCGCCGCGCAGCTGCTCGATCGCTGCCTGCACGAGCAGCGCCGCCAGGCCAATGGCGAACTGACCGGCTTCGCGCAACGCTTCCAGCGCGCGCTGGCGAAGAGCAATGCGACGCCCTGGATGCTGGCCACCGGCGCGGATTTCCTGTACCCAACCACCGAAGGCGGCCAGCGCAGCTGGCTGATGCGCTTGATGCAGGGGTATGTCGACCAGGCCTGGGCGGTGGGTGCAAGCGAGCCGCAGGTCTACACCGCCTTCCTCGATGTGATGAACCTGCTCCAATCGCCGGCAGCGCTGTTTCGGCCAGCCGTGCTCACGGCAGTGCTCAAGCACAAGCTACGGCCCACGCCAGCCCCGATCGACAGCGACATAGCCACGCCGCCGGAAGCCAGCGTAGGCCAGCGCGAGCGCTCGGTGGGCGATCAGCTTGACAGATAG
- a CDS encoding threonine synthase → MLLERYREFLPINERTPLLTLNEGDTPLVAAPRLAASLGVRELLLKFEGLNPTGSFKDRGMVMAVAKALEAGATSIICASTGNTSASAAAYAARAGIEAIVVVPAGKIALGKLAQALMYGARLLVIEGNFDQALDTVRELSDRFPVTLVNSVNPHRLEGQTTAAYEICDALGGAPDALCLPVGNAGNISAYWLGFSRYHAAGKIARRPLMLGFQAAGAAPIVHGAPVAHPETVATAIRIGNPASWKLALNARDESGGLIDCVTDDQIIAAWRELARLEGVFCEPASAAGVAGLRMLVQQGRAERDARYVAVLTGHGLKDPGLAVEQFARPEPVAADMASIVKWLGW, encoded by the coding sequence ATGCTGCTCGAGCGTTACCGTGAGTTCCTGCCAATCAACGAGCGAACACCGCTGCTGACACTCAACGAAGGCGACACCCCGCTGGTGGCCGCGCCGCGCCTGGCCGCCAGCCTGGGCGTGCGCGAGCTGCTGCTCAAATTCGAAGGCCTGAACCCGACCGGGTCGTTCAAGGATCGCGGCATGGTCATGGCCGTAGCCAAGGCGCTCGAGGCCGGCGCGACCTCGATCATCTGCGCCTCGACCGGCAACACCTCGGCCAGCGCGGCGGCCTACGCGGCACGCGCAGGCATCGAGGCGATCGTCGTGGTGCCGGCCGGCAAGATCGCCCTGGGCAAGCTGGCCCAGGCGCTGATGTACGGCGCGCGGCTGCTGGTGATCGAAGGCAACTTCGACCAGGCGCTCGACACCGTGCGCGAACTGTCCGATCGCTTCCCGGTGACGCTGGTCAACTCAGTCAACCCACACCGGCTCGAAGGCCAGACCACCGCAGCCTACGAGATCTGCGACGCGCTGGGCGGCGCGCCCGACGCGCTGTGCCTGCCGGTAGGCAATGCCGGCAATATCAGCGCCTACTGGCTGGGCTTCAGCCGCTACCACGCCGCCGGCAAGATCGCCCGCCGGCCACTGATGCTCGGCTTCCAGGCCGCCGGCGCAGCCCCGATCGTCCATGGCGCGCCGGTAGCGCACCCCGAAACGGTCGCGACCGCGATCCGGATCGGCAACCCGGCCAGCTGGAAGCTCGCGCTCAACGCGCGCGATGAGTCGGGCGGGCTGATCGACTGCGTGACCGACGATCAGATCATCGCAGCCTGGCGCGAGCTGGCGCGGCTCGAGGGCGTGTTCTGCGAGCCGGCCTCGGCAGCCGGGGTAGCCGGGCTGCGCATGCTCGTGCAGCAGGGCCGCGCCGAGCGCGACGCGCGCTACGTTGCCGTGTTGACCGGCCATGGTCTGAAAGATCCCGGCCTGGCAGTCGAGCAGTTCGCCAGGCCCGAACCAGTGGCCGCCGACATGGCATCGATCGTGAAATGGCTGGGCTGGTAG
- a CDS encoding aspartate kinase produces the protein MSILVMKFGGTSVGSAAAIEALVAITRDQLKQWDHAVVVVSAMSGVTDQLLKGATSAAAGDQVRYKTIAANLREKHAAALAELVRDPAAANATRAPIEQLIDEFELLCHSVGVLGEASPRAIDAISSLGERMSVRLVAAALCAHGCAAEAIDATEIVITSAHFGSAVPHQQPTREYTRARLLPLLANGVVPVITGFIGATEHGATTTLGRGGSDYSGAIVGAALDADEVAIYTDVDGVMTTDPRLAPDARVIPLISYAEMGELAYFGAKVLHPRTIRPVVEHGIPLRIRNTFNAGHPGTLVVRESQANGRAIKAVSAIKAMSMITVEGRGMIGVPGVAARTFGAVASAGANVLMISQASSEQSICFVVPFSSSPAVVQALEDGLANELARRDVDRIAARDDVVIVTAVGAGMRETPGVASQVFGALAERTINVIAIAQGSSECSISVVVSHEDADAAVRAIHALTI, from the coding sequence ATGTCCATTCTGGTGATGAAATTTGGCGGTACATCGGTGGGCAGCGCCGCCGCAATCGAGGCGCTGGTGGCGATCACGCGCGACCAGCTGAAGCAATGGGATCACGCGGTGGTGGTGGTGTCGGCCATGAGCGGCGTGACCGACCAGCTGCTGAAGGGGGCCACTAGCGCGGCAGCCGGCGACCAGGTGCGCTACAAAACGATCGCCGCAAACCTGCGCGAGAAGCACGCCGCCGCGCTGGCCGAGCTGGTGCGCGACCCGGCCGCCGCCAATGCGACGCGCGCACCGATCGAGCAGCTAATCGACGAATTCGAGCTGCTGTGCCATAGTGTGGGCGTGCTGGGCGAGGCCTCGCCGCGCGCGATCGACGCAATCTCGAGCCTGGGCGAGCGCATGAGCGTACGGCTGGTGGCAGCGGCACTGTGCGCACATGGCTGCGCAGCCGAGGCGATCGACGCAACCGAGATCGTGATCACCAGCGCGCACTTCGGCAGCGCGGTGCCGCATCAGCAGCCCACCCGCGAGTACACACGTGCCCGGCTGCTGCCGCTGCTCGCGAATGGCGTGGTGCCGGTGATCACCGGCTTCATCGGCGCCACCGAGCACGGCGCCACCACCACGCTTGGCCGCGGCGGCAGCGACTACAGTGGCGCGATTGTCGGGGCGGCGCTCGACGCCGACGAAGTAGCGATCTACACCGACGTGGACGGCGTGATGACCACCGACCCGCGGCTGGCACCCGATGCGCGGGTCATCCCGCTGATCTCGTACGCCGAGATGGGCGAGCTGGCCTACTTCGGCGCCAAAGTGCTGCACCCGCGCACCATCCGGCCGGTGGTCGAGCACGGCATCCCACTGCGCATCCGCAACACCTTCAACGCCGGCCACCCCGGCACGCTGGTGGTGCGCGAGTCGCAGGCGAATGGCCGGGCGATCAAGGCCGTGAGCGCGATCAAGGCCATGAGCATGATTACGGTCGAAGGCCGCGGCATGATCGGCGTGCCAGGGGTGGCCGCGCGCACCTTCGGCGCGGTGGCCAGCGCCGGCGCGAATGTGCTGATGATCTCGCAGGCCTCGTCGGAGCAGAGCATCTGCTTCGTGGTGCCATTCAGCTCGTCGCCGGCGGTGGTGCAGGCGCTCGAAGACGGGCTAGCAAACGAGCTGGCGCGCCGCGATGTCGACCGGATCGCCGCGCGCGACGACGTGGTGATCGTCACGGCGGTGGGCGCGGGCATGCGCGAGACGCCCGGCGTGGCCAGCCAGGTGTTTGGCGCGCTGGCCGAGCGCACGATCAACGTGATCGCGATCGCACAGGGTTCGTCGGAATGCTCGATCAGCGTGGTGGTGTCGCACGAAGATGCCGACGCGGCGGTGCGAGCGATCCACGCGCTGACGATCTGA
- a CDS encoding DUF2785 domain-containing protein, giving the protein MDRAFWQAFLESDEAVPAGHTVEALTPELLGYLGSPDAYLRDEVAYPVLDSWISHGLYPAEQLRAMLGQLASNLEVGLGEQGDDRVFLRTFSLLVANEILERDNLQPFLNAAELRDWLERALRYLAAERDLRGYTGASGWAHSAAHTADTLWVLSRSRYLGQADLIRILDAISAKISAPVAHIYLYGEDQRMAAVIMSILRRELLDLAALQEWLARLVAPSSRFWSAGDFAEPQASALLNTKLLLHSTYAQLLLGSRVPRYRPDPAYFKRAPSVRDALLPALAEALRAIEPHSYAAKE; this is encoded by the coding sequence ATGGATCGAGCATTCTGGCAGGCATTCCTCGAATCAGACGAAGCCGTGCCGGCTGGACATACCGTCGAGGCATTAACGCCCGAGCTGCTGGGCTACCTTGGCTCGCCCGACGCATACCTGCGCGACGAGGTAGCCTACCCGGTGCTCGACAGCTGGATCAGCCATGGCCTCTACCCGGCCGAGCAGCTGCGCGCCATGCTTGGCCAGCTCGCAAGCAACCTCGAGGTCGGGCTGGGCGAGCAGGGCGACGACCGCGTGTTTCTGCGCACATTCTCGCTTCTGGTCGCCAACGAGATCCTCGAGCGCGACAATCTGCAGCCGTTTCTGAACGCCGCCGAGCTGCGCGATTGGCTCGAGCGGGCGCTGCGCTACCTGGCGGCCGAGCGCGACTTACGCGGCTATACTGGAGCCAGCGGCTGGGCGCACTCGGCGGCGCACACCGCCGACACGCTGTGGGTACTTTCGCGCAGCCGCTACCTGGGCCAGGCCGACCTGATACGCATCCTCGATGCGATTAGCGCCAAGATCAGCGCGCCAGTTGCGCATATATACCTGTATGGCGAAGATCAGCGCATGGCTGCCGTGATCATGTCAATTCTTCGGCGTGAGCTACTGGATCTGGCGGCATTGCAGGAATGGCTGGCCCGCCTGGTGGCACCAAGCAGCAGGTTCTGGAGCGCCGGCGACTTTGCGGAACCCCAGGCCAGCGCGCTGCTCAACACCAAACTGTTGCTGCATAGCACCTATGCGCAGCTGCTGCTGGGCAGCCGGGTGCCGCGCTACCGCCCCGACCCAGCCTATTTTAAACGTGCGCCGAGTGTACGCGATGCGCTATTGCCGGCGCTGGCCGAGGCGCTGCGGGCGATTGAGCCGCATAGCTACGCAGCGAAGGAGTGA